One stretch of Eretmochelys imbricata isolate rEreImb1 chromosome 1, rEreImb1.hap1, whole genome shotgun sequence DNA includes these proteins:
- the LOC144279870 gene encoding ecto-ADP-ribosyltransferase 5-like isoform X1, whose amino-acid sequence MTSIALEQGSQGRHFSWLMMRFSWNFLPVPQVKMTFLLIAVTYLCAHTLMDIPQVTCQSVLDMAYDAFDDRYIGCTEDMENIIKSKLLRKEKSTHKVFSKRWEAAKKQWNEKKKNLSLPKGFKDENGIAILAYTSGNQISLHKEFNKAVREAGKSRTYYLKHFPFKALHFYLTRALQLLKRDCAEMYETEVYRGVRSRRYKKKGSMVRFGTFTSSSVDWDVAQRFGSATFFTIRTCFGVPIADFSYIQAEEEVLIPVYERFRVFNFTQDKNGNAFVLHSTNQTFSRYNCAYIEGKKGRGGALRLEGFHASGALRAGRAEAEAETM is encoded by the exons ATGACCTCAATCGCCTTGGAACaagggagccagggcaggcattTCTCTTGGTTGATGATGAGATTCTCATGGAATTTTCTTCCTGTCCCCCAGGTGAAGATGACATTTCTGCTGATCGCCGTGACTTACCTTTGCGCTCACACGTTGATGGACATCCCTCAG GTGACTTGCCAGTCGGTGCTGGACATGGCATATGATGCTTTTGATGACCGCTATATTGGCTGCACAGAAGATATGGAAAATATAATCAAATCTAAACTGCTGCGGAAAGAGAAGTCAACGCACAAGGTGTTTAGCAAAAGATGGGAAGCTGCAAAAAAACAATGGaatgagaagaagaaaaacctCTCTCTGCCTAAAGGGTTTAAGGATGAGAATGGAATAGCAATCCTGGCCTATACCAGTGGAAATCAGATATCTCTGCACAAGGAGTTCAACAAAGCTGTGAGAGAGGCTGGTAAATCCCGAACATATTATCTCAAACATTTCCCATTCAAAGCCCTTCATTTTTATTTGACCAGAGCGTTGCAGCTCCTGAAGAGAGACTGTGCTGAGATGTACGAGACGGAGGTGTACAGGGGAGTCCGTTCTCGCCGCTACAAGAAGAAAGGTAGCATGGTCCGGTTTGGGACATTTACCTCTTCATCTGTAGACTGGGACGTAGCTCAGAGATTTGGCTCGGCCACATTTTTCACCATCCGGACGTGCTTCGGGGTCCCCATTGCAGACTTCTCTTATATCCAAGCCGAAGAAGAAGTGCTGATTCCTGTCTATGAGAGATTTAGGGTGTTCAACTTCACCCAGGACAAGAACGGCAACGCATTTGTCCTCCACAGCACAAACCAGACCTTCAGCCGTTACAACTGCGCCTACATAGAAG GAAAGAAAGGGCGAGGGGGGGCCTTGCGCTTGGAAGGATTTCACGCATCCGGAGCACTTCGGGCTGGGCGTGCCGAAGCAGAGGCAGAAACCATGTGA
- the LOC144279870 gene encoding ecto-ADP-ribosyltransferase 5-like isoform X2: protein MTFLLIAVTYLCAHTLMDIPQVTCQSVLDMAYDAFDDRYIGCTEDMENIIKSKLLRKEKSTHKVFSKRWEAAKKQWNEKKKNLSLPKGFKDENGIAILAYTSGNQISLHKEFNKAVREAGKSRTYYLKHFPFKALHFYLTRALQLLKRDCAEMYETEVYRGVRSRRYKKKGSMVRFGTFTSSSVDWDVAQRFGSATFFTIRTCFGVPIADFSYIQAEEEVLIPVYERFRVFNFTQDKNGNAFVLHSTNQTFSRYNCAYIEGKKGRGGALRLEGFHASGALRAGRAEAEAETM from the exons ATGACATTTCTGCTGATCGCCGTGACTTACCTTTGCGCTCACACGTTGATGGACATCCCTCAG GTGACTTGCCAGTCGGTGCTGGACATGGCATATGATGCTTTTGATGACCGCTATATTGGCTGCACAGAAGATATGGAAAATATAATCAAATCTAAACTGCTGCGGAAAGAGAAGTCAACGCACAAGGTGTTTAGCAAAAGATGGGAAGCTGCAAAAAAACAATGGaatgagaagaagaaaaacctCTCTCTGCCTAAAGGGTTTAAGGATGAGAATGGAATAGCAATCCTGGCCTATACCAGTGGAAATCAGATATCTCTGCACAAGGAGTTCAACAAAGCTGTGAGAGAGGCTGGTAAATCCCGAACATATTATCTCAAACATTTCCCATTCAAAGCCCTTCATTTTTATTTGACCAGAGCGTTGCAGCTCCTGAAGAGAGACTGTGCTGAGATGTACGAGACGGAGGTGTACAGGGGAGTCCGTTCTCGCCGCTACAAGAAGAAAGGTAGCATGGTCCGGTTTGGGACATTTACCTCTTCATCTGTAGACTGGGACGTAGCTCAGAGATTTGGCTCGGCCACATTTTTCACCATCCGGACGTGCTTCGGGGTCCCCATTGCAGACTTCTCTTATATCCAAGCCGAAGAAGAAGTGCTGATTCCTGTCTATGAGAGATTTAGGGTGTTCAACTTCACCCAGGACAAGAACGGCAACGCATTTGTCCTCCACAGCACAAACCAGACCTTCAGCCGTTACAACTGCGCCTACATAGAAG GAAAGAAAGGGCGAGGGGGGGCCTTGCGCTTGGAAGGATTTCACGCATCCGGAGCACTTCGGGCTGGGCGTGCCGAAGCAGAGGCAGAAACCATGTGA